The Jannaschia sp. M317 DNA segment CGCGGCCGCCGGTCTCGGCCATCGACCTTTCGGTGATCATCTGCGCGAAACGGCGCGCCTCTTCGTATTGGTCGGCCAGGTCGCGCAGGGTATCGGTCCGGGCGCTGTCGCGATTTTCCGGTCGCGGGATGCGGGCGCCGCCGAACAGGACGACCGTGCTTTCGACCTCTGCCTCATCCATGAGGAGGGTGGGTTTGAGCAGCTCCAGTTGCAGTCGGACGGGGCGCAGTTCTTCACGGCAGAGGAAATCCTCGTCGGCGAAGGCCAGGCGATAGGCAGGCGATCGGGTCTGCGGTGTGTCGGGAACGCCATGGGCCGTTTCGACGTCTTCGCGGGAATGACGGAGCGGGTGGCGGCGGTCGTGGTCGGTCATCGGGCGTCCTTGCATCAAGCTGTTGGGACGGGTCTAACAGGCGGGGCAAGGGGGCGCGAGATGATTGAATTGCCAGACGATTGGCGGCCAGTGGTTGCCGCCGCGCGTGATCGGATCGCGGGCCATGCACGGGTGACGCCAGTGGGCCAGATGACCCTGGGTGGCTTTGATATCGCCGTGAAGCTGGAGCAGATGCAGCACACCGGCAGCTTCAAGGCGCGGGGCGCGTTCAACACGCTGCTGCAGGCCAATGTGCCGGCCGCCGGGGTGGTCGCCGCCTCGGGCGGGAACCACGGTGCCGCCGTGGGCTTTGCCGCCGCCAGCCTGGGCCATGCGGCACACATCTTCGTGCCCGAGGTGGCGGGGCCCGCCAAGATCGCTCTCATCAAACGGACCGGCGCGACGTGCCACGTTGTCCCCGGTCTCTATGCCGAGGCGCTGGCCGCCGCCCGTGCGCATGAGGCCGAGACGGGGGCGATGCAGGTCCATGCCTATGACGCCGTGCCGACGGTTGCGGGACAAGGCAGCTGCTTTGCGGAATGGGACGCACAGGGGTTGGAGGCGGACACGGTGCTGATCGCGGTCGGCGGCGGCGGGTTGATCGCCGGGGCCTACGCCTGGTGGGGCGACCGCCGCCGTGTC contains these protein-coding regions:
- a CDS encoding threonine/serine dehydratase translates to MIELPDDWRPVVAAARDRIAGHARVTPVGQMTLGGFDIAVKLEQMQHTGSFKARGAFNTLLQANVPAAGVVAASGGNHGAAVGFAAASLGHAAHIFVPEVAGPAKIALIKRTGATCHVVPGLYAEALAAARAHEAETGAMQVHAYDAVPTVAGQGSCFAEWDAQGLEADTVLIAVGGGGLIAGAYAWWGDRRRVVAVEPEQSCALHTALAQGGPVDVPVSGVAANALGASRIGEICYGLAQGRPAVTVPDAAITQAQHMLWQEARVLVEPAGACALAALVSGAYRPEPGERVAVLICGANPAPDPIAG